From a single Dendropsophus ebraccatus isolate aDenEbr1 chromosome 8, aDenEbr1.pat, whole genome shotgun sequence genomic region:
- the SFTPD gene encoding pulmonary surfactant-associated protein D, which produces MTYQALIAWNMHIPSVFSVLVLGIALAHSTQICQESDYTIVKCGAPGRDGLPGKDGKNGLNGDKGEQGPRGPPGLPGVDGRPGRDGEQGPRGEKGERGDIGTSVLEALKLQLSSMDGRITKVQSNLGALKKAFGFFKGVRVVGDKFYVSDGTQTTYEGAKSACANAGGQLASPQNSDENQAVLVIRNQYGVAPYLGINDILTEGTFRYSTGNGLIYTNWFSGEPNNLGDEDCVEMYDNGKWNDKSCGEKRLVICEY; this is translated from the exons GCTTTAATTGCTTGGAATATGCATATCCCGTCGGTGTTCAGTGTGCTTGTGCTTGGCATAGCCTTAGCGCACTCCACTCAGATATGTCAGGAGTCAGATTATACTATCGTCAAGTGTGGAGCTCCAGGAAGAGATGGTCTACCAGGCAAAGATGGGAAAAATGGCTTAAATGGGGATAAGGGAGAGCAAG GTCCAAGAGGACCACCTGGGCTTCCTGGTGTGGATGGACGTCCAGGGAGAGATGGTGAACAGGGACCAAGAGGCGAGAAAGGTGAAAGAGGAGATATTGGCACTTCAG tGCTTGAAGCTCTTAAACTTCAACTGAGTTCTATGGATGGAAGGATAACAAAAGTCCAGTCAAACTTGGGAGCACTTAAAAAAG ccTTTGGGTTTTTTAAAGGTGTAAGAGTAGTTGGTGACAAGTTCTACGTTTCAGATGGTACACAGACAACTTATGAAGGAGCTAAGTCAGCTTGTGCCAATGCAGGCGGCCAACTGGCTTCACCTCAGAACAGTGATGAGAACCAGGCTGTGCTTGTCATTCGTAATCAGTATGGAGTGGCCCCATATCTAGGCATAAATGACATATTAACTGAGGGTACATTTAGATATTCAACTGGCAACGGTTTGATCTACACAAACTGGTTCTCTGGTGAACCCAATAACCTTGGAGATGAGGATTGTGTGGAAATGTATGACAATGGAAAATGGAATGATAAGAGTTGTGGAGAAAAACGTCTTGTCATCTGTGAATATTAG